ATCACCAAGGCGCGCTGCAATTTCGCGGACCGAGAAACAGGGTTGGTCAGCGGCGATTGCCTGAGCATACAAGCTGCTCCGCAGCAGGTAACGAGCCTCCCGCAACAGACCGGTCAAATACTTTGGCAAATCAGCGTCTAGAGCACCGAAGACCGTCGACATATTCTTAACACGACGGAAAAGTCGGGCTGTATCGACCTCACCCAACTCATCCACCAGAACGTGCAAGTACCCTGTCGGATCCCAAACTATCCGCGCATCGCGCCGTAGGTGCGCGCCAAAAAGCGTTCCTACACCTGACTTCAACTGATCTACCGTGTAGTAGCTGACGTTTACGAGCCCCGAATAAGTGCTCGGCGACATTCGCTCAGAAAGGGCTAGGAGATCCAAGTCGGAGCCCTCGATCGAATCCCCGCGGGCCCGACTTCCGTAGATCAATAGCCCTTGCACGCCAGCTTGAAGGACAGGTACGTCGTAAAGAACTTCCTCGGGGATACCCGCTCCACGCAGCGCCTCTAGGACGGCTTCTCGCTGCAATCTGCGCCTCCGGGCAATAAGTGTCCAGTGAAATCTCATAGTATCGGAGGGCAGCTCGATGGCTGTTCCGACCTCGAGAGACGGAATACGTAGTGGAAGACAGTAGGTCTGGACACGGTGCTGCTGGCACCAAAGTCGTCCGTTTACCAACTTACGTGCGTACATTGGTCGACTGCCCGCGGAGTGCATCACCAACGCCGACGCTGCATCGACGCAATTGCCTGCTGACATTTGAGGCATCTCAAGGAGAAAAGCAACCGGTCGATCCAACCTCAGCGAACACAATCACGGCAGCATGCAACGACTCGGTCGCCTACCTTGGTCACCCCCGACGGCGCCCTAGAAGCACGATCTGGAAGACCTTGCAAGACGGCTCGTCGCGCCTCGCGTTCGGGCTGACGTGTTGGAACACTACTGGCACAACGGGTGCTCGCAAGATGCCGACTGATTCCACGGTTAGGGTCTGAACTGGGAGTGGTGACGGTGGGCGCGGGCGGTATCGAACCGCCGACCGCTGTGTAAAGGGGCCGGAGAAAGTGAACGTGCCGTTCTACGGTGTCAAGGGCGTCCAGGTCAGGAGCCGTTTCCCTGTCTGACTAATGACGCCGTATCCACTGCGTTCGGTCGTGTCTTGGGACACTGACGGGCCATGACTCACGGGCGTTTGACACGTCACCACCCCCTTGCTGGAGCTCTACTTGGCGTCGCCCGAGCGGGCTCACGCCGCACAGAATGATCAATGCCAGCCTCGGGGTTCGTGCGGCCAGTTGCGAGGATGACCGAAAACACCCTCGGCGGTGGTATTCCCACCACGAGTGTCAAGATGTTCGCCATCTAGGGTGACGATCTCGAACGGGGGCAGGCCCGGCAACGGCACTGCCGCCCAAGGACTTAGCCAGAGCTGTGGGAGGGCTGCAAATGGGCGATCCGGTCTCAAGCCCTGTCCGAATAGCACCGCCGACACGCGTCTCCCTCCGGGGTTGGGATCAGGTCGCCAGTACCCGTCAACATTTCGAACCGCCTGGGCTGGCTCACGTTTATCGCCGTCGATGCTTACGTTGACCGTTAGCGCCCCGTAGAGCGAGTTGGCCATGTCAAATTCGCCGGCCGTGATCGGCACGGGGAGCAGGGCCACCACCAACGGGATCGGCAGTTGTCCGTAACGAGATCCCTTGTTAGACAAGATGGCGTCGATCTGCTCCTTATGATTTAGTACGCCGCTCTTCATCGGCCAGCGCCATATCAGTCCAGATCCAGCGCCACGCATTTCCGTCGCAATTGGATATGCCG
The window above is part of the Mycolicibacterium fortuitum subsp. fortuitum genome. Proteins encoded here:
- a CDS encoding nucleotidyltransferase domain-containing protein, with the protein product MPQMSAGNCVDAASALVMHSAGSRPMYARKLVNGRLWCQQHRVQTYCLPLRIPSLEVGTAIELPSDTMRFHWTLIARRRRLQREAVLEALRGAGIPEEVLYDVPVLQAGVQGLLIYGSRARGDSIEGSDLDLLALSERMSPSTYSGLVNVSYYTVDQLKSGVGTLFGAHLRRDARIVWDPTGYLHVLVDELGEVDTARLFRRVKNMSTVFGALDADLPKYLTGLLREARYLLRSSLYAQAIAADQPCFSVREIAARLGDPSLARLLASRHVDPPRVADLRECLVRLEGLLGKLPPNPHGSLEALIVNEWDHGGDLLAIGFMALGLVGADGGYAEVGKILL